One segment of Oscillospiraceae bacterium MB08-C2-2 DNA contains the following:
- a CDS encoding helix-turn-helix transcriptional regulator yields MEELLNSFGQTIKDARIAAGMTQDALAEQAGVTTRYIMAIENENKHPRMPVLLKIIRTLKISADTIFYPEIQHTDREKEQLLHMIQLCGEKEIKIAAATVKALLDAR; encoded by the coding sequence GTGGAGGAATTACTGAACTCATTTGGCCAGACCATAAAGGATGCCCGAATTGCAGCAGGCATGACACAGGATGCGCTTGCGGAACAGGCCGGGGTCACGACAAGGTACATAATGGCCATCGAGAATGAAAACAAACATCCAAGAATGCCGGTGCTGCTCAAGATTATTCGCACCTTGAAAATATCAGCCGATACGATCTTTTATCCTGAAATTCAACATACAGACAGAGAAAAAGAACAGCTTTTGCACATGATCCAGCTGTGCGGTGAAAAGGAAATCAAAATAGCTGCCGCAACCGTCAAAGCATTATTGGATGCCAGATAA
- a CDS encoding helix-turn-helix domain-containing protein, giving the protein MSYLSSIYAADVPHRAVVVYRYLKDRANKDGTCYPSIGTIAKDLKLSRRTVQRAIADLEKTGHLQKEQRWRENGGKSSLLFTVK; this is encoded by the coding sequence TTGAGTTATTTATCCTCTATCTATGCTGCGGATGTTCCGCACCGTGCCGTAGTGGTGTACCGTTATTTGAAAGACCGGGCAAACAAAGACGGAACCTGTTACCCTTCCATCGGTACCATTGCAAAGGACTTGAAGCTCTCCCGCCGCACAGTGCAGAGAGCCATCGCTGACCTTGAAAAGACAGGCCATCTTCAAAAGGAACAGCGCTGGCGGGAAAATGGCGGCAAGAGCAGTTTATTGTTTACGGTGAAATGA